In Parus major isolate Abel chromosome 1, Parus_major1.1, whole genome shotgun sequence, the following proteins share a genomic window:
- the MFAP5 gene encoding microfibrillar-associated protein 5, with translation MKTSGTCILFCVLTLFLSPADRFPWMVNGQELESVTGGVTPDSSSGAAVTPPALLPPVQSDSETSTASSDCREEKFPCTRLYSVHKPVKQCISYLCVTSVRRMYIINKEVCTRIVCKENEVMQDEICRQLAGLPPRRLRRSGQPLPLPCRQLLEQQRRPGAL, from the exons ATGAAGACCTCTGGAACCTGTATACTGTTTTGTGTCTTAACACTCTTCTTGTCCCCAGCTG ACCGGTTTCCATGGATGGTCAATGGGCAAGAACTGGAAAGTGTAACTG GTGGAGTTACccctgacagcagctctg GTGCAGCTGTCACACCACCTGCGCTTCTTCCTCCTG TTCAGTCTGACAGCGAAACATCAACAGCTTCATCAG ACTGTCGTGAGGAAAAGTTCCCTTGCACACGCCTGTACTCCGTTCACAAGCCAGTAAAGCAGTGTATCAGCTACCTCTGTGTCACAAG CGTGCGTCGCATGTACATAATAAACAAGGAGGTGTGCACTCGCATTGTCTGCAAGGAGAATGAGGTCATGCAAG ATGAGATCTGTCGCCAGCTGGCTGGTCTTCCTCCTCGACGTCTCCGCCGATCCGGGCAGCCCCTGCCTCTCCCTTGCAgacagctcctggagcagcagcgCAGGCCTGGTGCTCTGTGA